From Staphylococcus delphini, one genomic window encodes:
- the nreA gene encoding nitrate respiration regulation accessory nitrate sensor NreA, with product MNQIDFSQHDYQDEIDRLRDEYQFDFAGIALPSEDHAGMKIKWRYVSGNLNERYRRIVLRNGHGIAGNVMKTGKPMIIPDTTDDAIQNALFDYPILMSEQLTALIAIPLWHNHRVKGVLLFGQRDQKPLPHIANDISSIKGVGGLTSEDKVMQ from the coding sequence GTGAACCAGATTGATTTTTCGCAACATGATTATCAAGATGAAATAGATAGATTGCGTGATGAATACCAGTTTGATTTTGCTGGTATTGCTTTGCCATCAGAAGATCATGCAGGAATGAAAATCAAATGGCGTTACGTGTCAGGCAACTTGAATGAACGATATCGTCGCATCGTGTTACGTAATGGGCATGGCATTGCAGGGAATGTGATGAAAACAGGCAAGCCGATGATCATTCCCGATACTACAGATGATGCAATTCAAAATGCATTGTTTGATTATCCTATATTAATGAGTGAGCAATTGACGGCTTTGATCGCGATTCCACTATGGCACAACCATCGTGTGAAAGGCGTCCTATTATTCGGGCAACGTGACCAAAAACCATTACCTCACATCGCAAATGATATCTCGTCCATTAAAGGTGTTGGCGGTTTGACAAGTGAAGATAAGGTGATGCAATAA
- a CDS encoding nitrate/nitrite transporter — translation MKQSKGGVQLVLQTLSLVAGFMAWSIIAPLIPFISQDIKISSGQLSIILAIPVILGSVLRVPFGYLTNIVGAKWVFFTSFIVLLVPIFLLSQASSPGALMFAGFFLGVGGAIFSVGVTSLPKYFSKDKVGLANGIYGMGNLGTAVSSFLAPPIAGIIGWQNTVRSYLIVMAVFAIIMFFLGDNKEPKVKVPLVEQTRILMKNYKLYYLSLWYFITFGSFVAFGLFLPNFLVQNFGIDKVDAGIRTGVFIALATCLRPLGGILGDKFNAVTMLKIFFSVMIAGALVLGVSSQISLFTIGCLTVSVCAGIGNGLVFKLVPHYFTKEAGVANGIVSMMGGLGGFFPPLVISVVTAFTGTSHFAFILLAIFGLIALVTMFNLSKREKASEKKAAIL, via the coding sequence ATGAAACAATCAAAAGGTGGCGTACAACTTGTGCTCCAAACACTCAGCCTTGTTGCAGGGTTTATGGCGTGGAGTATCATTGCCCCATTAATTCCGTTTATTTCACAAGATATTAAAATTTCAAGCGGTCAACTCTCTATTATTTTGGCCATTCCCGTTATTCTAGGATCAGTGCTTCGTGTGCCATTTGGCTACTTAACGAACATTGTTGGCGCGAAATGGGTGTTTTTTACAAGCTTTATTGTGTTGCTCGTACCGATATTTTTACTCAGTCAAGCGAGCTCTCCTGGCGCGTTAATGTTTGCTGGCTTTTTCCTTGGTGTAGGGGGCGCCATTTTCTCAGTCGGCGTAACATCATTACCGAAATATTTTTCCAAAGATAAAGTCGGTCTCGCAAACGGTATTTATGGTATGGGGAACTTGGGGACTGCTGTATCGTCATTTTTAGCGCCACCGATTGCAGGTATTATTGGATGGCAAAATACTGTACGTAGCTATTTAATTGTGATGGCAGTGTTTGCGATTATCATGTTCTTTTTAGGGGACAACAAAGAACCTAAAGTGAAAGTACCACTTGTCGAACAAACACGTATTTTAATGAAAAACTATAAACTGTACTACTTAAGTTTATGGTACTTTATTACATTCGGCTCATTTGTCGCATTTGGTCTGTTTTTACCGAACTTCCTCGTACAAAATTTCGGTATTGATAAAGTCGATGCCGGGATTCGTACAGGTGTGTTTATCGCATTAGCAACGTGTTTAAGACCTTTAGGCGGTATTTTAGGAGACAAGTTCAACGCAGTGACGATGCTGAAAATTTTCTTCTCAGTGATGATTGCAGGGGCATTAGTTTTAGGGGTTTCAAGTCAAATTTCATTATTTACAATTGGCTGTTTAACAGTGAGTGTTTGTGCCGGTATTGGTAATGGACTGGTGTTTAAGTTAGTGCCACATTATTTCACAAAAGAAGCGGGTGTAGCAAACGGTATTGTTTCAATGATGGGTGGTCTTGGCGGATTCTTCCCACCACTTGTCATTTCAGTGGTGACTGCATTTACAGGCACAAGCCATTTCGCTTTTATCTTGTTAGCGATATTTGGTTTAATCGCACTTGTGACGATGTTTAACTTATCTAAACGTGAAAAAGCATCAGAAAAGAAAGCGGCTATTTTATAA
- a CDS encoding MFS transporter, producing MIKPKSNVKLYVLCLLAFFASLIQNIYTPIIPRLHNEFHVSLLYINLTVGVFIFIIAIMQIILGRSIDTKDSKQLLLTGLSIIIISSFICSITHNFFIFAISRSVQAIGCGIIPLVTLTLLARSSTGNERASAMANYQIFLSSAPALAPILGSILGANWNYFGIFIFIFIIAVLLFIVISFIEIPNIEKGANRTIKPVEPKYLTDHVFITFILFGFLVFFTYFSILVDLPILLTHRYHLNEGWIGFLFLPITISVIMGSIFYKCISKIKDELLILRYTVLAFSVVTLLFGIMNSINIIILAIIIFGSGFLVGIVPAILSTLITQRYENIKGKVLGVFNFIRYIGMTIGAITIGLVTPHNTYLYFLAVSVVIFIVFFYLMTKVFERSFKVETK from the coding sequence ATGATCAAACCGAAAAGTAACGTCAAATTGTATGTCCTGTGTCTATTAGCGTTTTTCGCCTCCCTAATTCAAAATATATACACCCCAATTATCCCGAGACTTCACAATGAATTTCACGTCTCATTATTATACATAAATCTGACTGTAGGCGTATTTATTTTCATTATTGCTATAATGCAAATTATATTAGGACGGAGTATCGATACTAAAGACTCAAAACAGCTTCTTTTAACAGGACTAAGCATTATAATTATATCCAGTTTTATTTGTTCTATTACTCATAATTTTTTTATATTTGCTATATCAAGGTCAGTACAAGCGATCGGTTGTGGAATTATTCCCCTTGTTACATTAACTTTATTAGCTAGGTCAAGTACAGGAAATGAGCGGGCTTCGGCAATGGCAAATTATCAAATATTTTTATCAAGCGCCCCAGCATTGGCACCTATATTAGGCAGTATCTTAGGCGCTAATTGGAATTACTTTGGTATTTTCATTTTTATATTCATCATTGCTGTTTTATTATTCATTGTTATTTCTTTTATTGAAATTCCAAATATTGAAAAAGGGGCTAATAGAACAATAAAACCTGTGGAACCGAAATATTTAACTGATCACGTTTTTATAACTTTCATCCTATTTGGTTTCTTAGTCTTCTTTACGTATTTTTCAATATTAGTCGACCTTCCGATCCTATTAACGCATAGATATCATCTTAATGAAGGATGGATAGGTTTCTTATTTTTACCGATTACAATCAGTGTCATTATGGGAAGTATTTTTTATAAATGTATTTCTAAGATAAAAGATGAATTACTAATACTGAGATATACTGTGTTGGCTTTTTCCGTAGTCACATTATTATTCGGTATAATGAATAGCATAAACATAATCATTCTAGCAATCATTATATTCGGGTCAGGATTCCTTGTAGGCATCGTTCCGGCAATACTTTCAACTTTAATAACTCAAAGGTATGAAAATATAAAAGGAAAAGTATTAGGCGTATTTAATTTTATAAGATATATCGGTATGACTATTGGCGCAATAACGATTGGACTAGTGACACCACATAACACATACCTTTATTTTTTAGCTGTATCAGTAGTCATATTCATCGTATTTTTTTACCTTATGACAAAAGTATTCGAACGATCATTCAAAGTAGAAACTAAATAA
- the nreC gene encoding nitrate respiration regulation response regulator NreC (Involved in the regulation of the the nitrate reductase operon narGHJI), with amino-acid sequence MRIVIADDHAVVRTGFSMILNFQEDMEVVGTAADGVEAYQKVMEHAPDVLIMDLSMPPGESGLIATSKILDSFPNTKILILTMYDDEEYLFHVLRSGASGYILKNAPDEQLLLAIRTVYQGETYIDPKMTTSLVKEFVHSSHDGEYSNDPFKVLSKRELEILPLIAKGYGNKDIAEKLFVSVKTVEAHKTRIMDKLNLKSKPELVEYALKKKLLDF; translated from the coding sequence ATGAGAATCGTGATAGCAGATGATCACGCTGTTGTACGTACGGGTTTTTCGATGATTTTAAACTTTCAAGAAGATATGGAAGTGGTGGGTACCGCTGCAGATGGTGTCGAAGCATATCAAAAAGTGATGGAGCACGCACCGGACGTATTGATTATGGATTTAAGTATGCCACCAGGAGAATCAGGTTTAATTGCGACGAGTAAAATTTTAGATAGTTTCCCAAATACAAAAATTCTCATACTCACGATGTATGATGATGAAGAATATTTATTTCACGTATTGCGAAGTGGCGCGAGTGGCTATATTTTAAAAAATGCGCCGGACGAACAATTATTGTTAGCGATTCGTACAGTTTACCAAGGTGAGACGTATATTGATCCGAAAATGACGACTTCTTTGGTGAAAGAGTTTGTGCATTCATCTCATGATGGAGAGTATTCGAATGATCCGTTTAAAGTTTTGTCGAAGCGGGAGTTGGAGATTTTACCGTTAATTGCGAAAGGTTATGGGAATAAGGATATTGCTGAGAAGTTGTTTGTATCGGTGAAGACGGTTGAGGCGCATAAAACGCGTATTATGGATAAGTTGAATTTGAAGTCGAAGCCGGAGTTAGTGGAGTATGCGTTGAAGAAGAAGTTGTTGGATTTTTAG
- a CDS encoding tRNA-dependent cyclodipeptide synthase, translating into MYDFKVEFLTTNCKKIYQKKKHVILGISPFTSKYNEKYIRKIIQWANNNFDEFTILLGGEESKNILECLGYSTTKANRKVRKEINRQIRFCEDELIKCGRTVTSRIYRFSDFKQNVSYIGIYENIVNLFNTDNNFKNSCLKMSMQALQSKKNSVNTSVEITKEALEYAAQYVLAELPFFLNANPIINTQETLMAYHEQWELGEKIATNKFDLKMSKHQGYIILTERGNHYVKRV; encoded by the coding sequence TTGTATGATTTCAAAGTAGAGTTTTTAACCACAAACTGTAAAAAAATTTACCAAAAGAAAAAGCATGTCATTTTAGGTATTAGTCCATTTACGAGTAAATATAATGAAAAATATATTAGAAAAATAATTCAATGGGCTAATAATAACTTTGATGAATTTACTATTCTGTTAGGCGGGGAAGAGTCAAAAAATATACTAGAATGCCTTGGTTATTCGACTACTAAAGCAAATAGAAAAGTGCGCAAAGAAATCAATAGACAAATAAGATTTTGTGAAGATGAACTTATTAAATGTGGAAGGACTGTCACTAGTAGAATCTATAGGTTTTCAGATTTTAAGCAAAATGTTTCTTATATTGGGATATATGAAAATATTGTAAATCTGTTTAATACAGATAATAACTTTAAAAATAGTTGTTTAAAGATGTCAATGCAAGCGTTGCAGAGTAAAAAGAACAGTGTTAATACTTCTGTGGAAATTACTAAAGAAGCATTAGAATATGCTGCCCAATATGTATTAGCTGAATTACCTTTCTTTTTAAATGCTAATCCAATTATTAATACTCAGGAAACATTAATGGCTTATCACGAACAATGGGAGTTAGGTGAAAAAATAGCAACTAACAAGTTTGATTTAAAGATGAGTAAACATCAGGGCTATATTATATTAACTGAAAGAGGGAATCATTATGTTAAAAGAGTCTAG
- a CDS encoding MarR family transcriptional regulator has product METQKKVILTLQQFIIERENANKRRQNFKDNNEHHLSLTQFHILELIANNDKANNKFLANKLNISNPAITKSIKKLLSRGLVIEEHNHNNKREIHYKLTEDGAQLSSVHDKLHQRAVKSYEDVLNVFDENELNVIVKFLERSIQALKKEDADNNDQTEK; this is encoded by the coding sequence ATGGAAACACAAAAAAAAGTAATACTAACATTACAACAATTCATAATAGAAAGGGAAAACGCTAATAAAAGAAGACAAAATTTTAAAGACAACAACGAGCATCATTTATCTCTGACACAATTTCATATACTGGAGTTGATAGCTAATAACGACAAAGCTAACAATAAGTTTCTAGCCAACAAACTAAATATTTCTAATCCGGCAATTACTAAATCTATTAAAAAACTTTTATCTAGAGGATTAGTGATTGAAGAACACAATCATAATAATAAGCGGGAAATTCACTATAAACTAACTGAGGATGGTGCTCAACTTTCATCTGTACATGATAAATTACATCAGAGAGCAGTTAAAAGTTATGAAGACGTACTGAATGTTTTTGATGAAAATGAACTAAATGTCATTGTTAAATTTTTAGAGCGAAGTATTCAAGCGCTCAAAAAAGAGGATGCTGATAATAATGATCAAACCGAAAAGTAA
- a CDS encoding sensor histidine kinase, translating to MPQQQTELLNFLQAYYHQTSEMIIFINAQGQVIDMNEAAKRVISTDNDMSGISTTICGHCEGYTNEQALRTCKNCFLQSPEIGDTTFQVFMKTTDNKIEPFTANYQTIDEERQIKAFTLQNVTAQLQRQEKLYQRNMIQKTIAAQENERKRISRELHDGVVQELINVNVEMRLLKYQSDMDVILANAKNIEGLMTKLIDDLRNLSSELRPSSLDDLGLDAAFKTYFKQMENNYGLAINYHFDIDSERFDAEIETVVYRIVQEAVFNAMKYAGVDDVDVIIRKDDHYLYAEVSDQGRGFEPSESPKGTGLGLYGMYERAELVNGKLNIETQKGKGTIVSLEVPISQK from the coding sequence ATGCCACAACAACAGACTGAGTTATTAAATTTTTTACAAGCCTACTATCATCAAACATCTGAAATGATTATTTTTATCAATGCACAAGGCCAAGTGATTGATATGAATGAAGCGGCCAAGCGAGTCATTTCAACCGATAATGATATGAGTGGTATTTCAACAACGATATGTGGCCATTGCGAAGGGTATACGAATGAACAAGCATTACGTACTTGTAAAAATTGTTTTCTTCAGTCTCCAGAAATTGGTGATACGACATTTCAAGTGTTTATGAAAACAACGGATAATAAAATTGAACCTTTCACAGCAAACTATCAAACGATTGATGAAGAACGACAAATCAAGGCTTTTACATTACAAAATGTGACCGCACAATTGCAGCGACAAGAAAAATTGTATCAACGCAATATGATTCAAAAGACAATCGCTGCACAAGAAAACGAGCGTAAACGTATTTCACGTGAATTGCATGATGGGGTTGTTCAAGAATTAATCAACGTGAATGTAGAGATGCGTTTATTGAAATATCAAAGTGATATGGATGTCATTTTAGCGAACGCCAAAAATATTGAAGGGTTAATGACAAAGCTGATTGATGATTTGCGTAATCTATCATCAGAATTGCGTCCATCTTCATTAGATGATTTAGGATTAGATGCAGCATTTAAAACGTATTTCAAGCAGATGGAAAATAACTATGGTTTAGCGATTAATTATCATTTTGATATTGATTCGGAGCGCTTTGATGCGGAAATCGAAACCGTCGTTTACCGTATCGTGCAAGAAGCGGTATTTAATGCGATGAAGTATGCGGGCGTCGATGATGTGGATGTCATTATTCGCAAAGACGATCATTACCTTTATGCAGAAGTTTCAGATCAAGGGAGAGGATTTGAACCGAGTGAATCGCCTAAAGGAACAGGTTTGGGGCTTTATGGCATGTATGAACGTGCTGAATTGGTGAATGGCAAGCTCAATATTGAAACGCAAAAAGGAAAAGGCACGATTGTGTCACTCGAAGTACCAATCAGCCAAAAGTGA
- a CDS encoding zeta toxin family protein — protein MTRGKTPIKRPIAILLGGQSGAGKTTIYRIKQSHYNGNIIIIDGDTFRLQHPKFIDIQKEYGKKSVEYTNEFAGRMVESLIELQSEQHYHLLIEGTLRTVDVPRRTAVSLKSKGYQVELSLIATKPYLSYLSTLLRYEQNYSISPKYARATPKKYHDNIVGNLVKNLNILEKEIIFDRIQIFKRDKSCVYDSYKNGELMASEKLHELLYGFWDLKKKKCWNIVKTN, from the coding sequence TTGACTAGAGGAAAAACACCAATAAAAAGACCCATTGCAATTTTATTGGGCGGCCAGAGTGGGGCAGGAAAAACTACAATTTATCGTATTAAGCAATCGCATTATAATGGTAATATCATTATTATTGACGGGGATACTTTTCGATTGCAACACCCAAAATTCATTGATATACAAAAGGAATATGGTAAAAAAAGCGTTGAATATACAAATGAATTTGCAGGACGAATGGTTGAATCACTCATTGAGTTACAAAGCGAACAACATTATCATCTGCTCATTGAGGGAACTTTAAGAACTGTCGATGTACCGAGACGAACAGCAGTATCTTTAAAATCCAAGGGTTATCAAGTTGAATTATCACTTATAGCAACAAAGCCTTATTTATCATACTTGAGTACTTTATTAAGATACGAACAAAATTATAGTATCTCCCCCAAATATGCACGTGCTACGCCTAAAAAATATCATGATAATATAGTAGGGAATTTGGTGAAAAACTTAAACATTTTAGAAAAAGAAATAATTTTTGACAGAATACAAATATTTAAGCGAGATAAAAGTTGTGTATATGATTCTTATAAAAATGGTGAATTAATGGCTTCAGAAAAATTACATGAGTTACTATATGGTTTTTGGGATTTGAAAAAAAAGAAATGTTGGAATATTGTGAAAACGAATTGA